From one Montipora capricornis isolate CH-2021 chromosome 10, ASM3666992v2, whole genome shotgun sequence genomic stretch:
- the LOC138020343 gene encoding uncharacterized protein yields the protein MEGVLLPDGQVMKEIEDRGYRYLGILETDHLKEMEMKGLFSKEYKRRLKLVLKSKLSGKNKIMAANTWAVAILRYSAGVIEWKTDELKVLDRKTRKMMTLYGTLHPKSDVERVYLARQKEGRGLISCEMCVKAEENNLAWYVRNSNERLMAGVRKIKILDSEGAKEKNEFKRDRQNASLNRWTGKKMYGQFLREMPETVDKDKTWEWTRKSDLKVETEALIFAAQEQALRTNYVKFNIDKSVDSPLCRMCNQKGETINHILSECKMLAQKEYKRRHDNIARFVHWKLCCKYDMSRGEKWYEHQPEGVVENEKCKILWDMTIQCDHVIEARRPDIVVVEKKNNKAIIVDIASPWDHRVYEKEGEKTEKYQDLKREIGRLWGIRHLEVVPVVVGALGVVSKRLDAWLEKLGVTIRTGLLQKTALLGTARILRKVLDS from the coding sequence ATGGAAGGAGTTTTACTACCAGATGGGCAGGTTATGAAGGAGATTGAGGATAGAGGGTATAGGTACTTAGGCATACTGGAAACAGATCACTTGAAGGAAATGGAGATGAAGGGCCTATTCTCAAAGGAATATAAACGTAGGCTGAAACTGGTGTTAAAGTCAAAGTTGAGTGGGAAGAATAAAATCATGGCTGCCAACACATGGGCAGTTGCAATCCTAAGGTATAGTGCTGGTGTGATAGAGTGGAAGACTGATGAGCTGAAGGTGTTGGATAGAAAGACCAGGAAAATGATGACACTATATGGCACACTGCACCCCAAAAGTGATGTAGAAAGGGTGTACCTAGCACGGCAGAAAGAAGGAAGAGGGCTTATTAGCTGTGAAATGTGTGTGAAGGCTGAAGAAAATAATCTGGCATGGTACGTTAGGAATTCAAATGAGAGATTGATGGCAGGAGTACGAAAGATAAAGATCTTGGATAGTGAGGGGGCAAAGGAAAAGAATGAATTTAAAAGGGACAGGCAGAATGCCAGCTTAAATAGATGGACAGGGAAAAAAATGTATGGTCAATTTCTGCGGGAAATGCCAGAGACAGTTGATAAAGATAAGACCTGGGAGTGGACTAGGAAAAGTGACTTGAAAGTTGAAACTGAAGCACTTATTTTTGCAGCTCAAGAACAGGCACTGAGAACAAATTATGTTAAGTTCAACATTGACAAGTCAGTAGATTCTCCGCTTTGTAGGATGTGTAACCAAAAGGGTGAAACAATAAACCACATCCTAAGTGAGTGTAAGATGTTGGCACAAAAAGAGTACAAGAGAAGACACGACAATATTGCCAGATTCGTCCATTGGAAACTCTGTTGTAAGTATGACATGAGCAGAGGTGAGAAATGGTATGAACATCAACCGGAAGGGGtagtggaaaatgaaaaatgtaagaTCTTGTGGGATATGACCATCCAGTGTGACCATGTTATCGAGGCCAGAAGACccgacattgttgttgttgagaagaaaaataacaaagcaATCATAGTAGACATAGCTTCACCCTGGGACCACAGAGTGTatgaaaaggaaggtgaaaagaCTGAGAAATATCAGGACCTTAAGAGAGAAATTGGAAGACTATGGGGAATTAGGCATCTGGAAGTAGTTCCAGTAGTCGTTGGTGCACTCGGAGTTGTAAGCAAGAGGTTGGATGCATGGCTTGAGAAGCTAGGTGTTACGATCAGAACGGGACTGTtacagaaaacagccttgttaggcacagccaggattctaaggaaggtgttggacagctga
- the LOC138019688 gene encoding uncharacterized protein — protein sequence MSTILEASEEKTNGTRLARLLTDGGTHALRTLFDSIHPAPRLETALRNNSTTLQYLRSRRAIFDSQWEALYPPSGDPPDSQTFDITLLHLLLREICYLARPATGWNDLPGDADLSPEAHIVRIKYFRNELCHSISTGIRNAEFNDKWNKISSSLTALGFDHNEINRLKNEPIDHLTEDRVKAEVQKWTLDFETQIQGLKQDVKQVKDEMARINQSSSGKTSDGLGSCLPDEVTIFGRSQEIRAITGAVQPGQAAVVVITGGPGFGKTTVANKVAHELANQSYRNTVLFCPLKSKTTAFDVATSMILACSTNHCQPSENPQHWLLNWGKQQMENVTFVLDNADDVLQSDERTQFTSILRDMRILSRQKVTFVVTSRRVFKDSSLKMTEVRLEPLSLDESMKIIVSRLPHQSREKDLCKTKKLVELCGCVPLALCIVGSLLSDYTEEELIKLLEEKPLEVLREDESDDNSVEKAIKTSFDVLSKIEQDALILLSAFPGSFSPKAANHVITNGTKCSTQAISLLRSLKNRSLVEQPIATSNRYQIHPLIQAFLKKMDEDIQIVNQGRRAACSYFISCLDGNANLYWSKDTCKESITRFNKDRHNFEYFIKACICGLRNNDPDDVAIMETLLKKASPISSIYRYLYLGKILLPTVYVEFLEVSCKLLTSSKQSASKIVMLLCLLGHESRNAGDLTKYEEYVQKATKVHSQNSLEFDNDKLAEAFFQNNIARFLAEQGKLDEAKEQYHFCLEICKEHSSVDGMPAQKAITLCFAGAEHNRRDERFKAEEQFNEALDIYQQALGEHVLTASVYRGLGDFYLFHGEKSLGSAEDQHKSMKLYEKALAMFDNLGLSETKECILSLTNLGICFQSQGELQEAMERYQTSWNIAERELRDDHKWKIYVKIQIAYLHKVMGNMEDARVHKNEAMQMSERLGLPDDQPKNKFLLRKI from the coding sequence ATGTCAACAATCCTCGAAGcatctgaagaaaaaacaaatggcaCAAGACTAGCACGGTTACTGACTGACGGAGGAACGCACGCTTTACGCACGTTGTTTGACTCCATTCATCCAGCTCCAAGACTAGAAACCGCGCTGAGAAACAACTCTACAACGCTACAGTATCTGAGGTCGAGACGTGCAATTTTTGATAGCCAGTGGGAAGCACTGTATCCTCCTTCAGGTGATCCACCAGATTCCCAAACCTTTGATATCACTCTTTTGCATTTGCTGCTTCGGGAAATTTGTTATTTGGCGAGACCAGCAACAGGTTGGAACGATTTGCCAGGCGACGCTGATCTCAGTCCAGAAGCACATATTGTCCGAATAAAATACTTCAGAAATGAACTGTGTCACAGCATTTCTACTGGCATCCGCAATGCAGAGTTTAATGACAAATGGAATAAAATCTCCAGTTCACTGACAGCCTTGGGGTTCGACCACAATGAAATTAATCGTCTCAAGAATGAACCCATTGATCACCTTACCGAGGACCGTGTCAAAGCGGAAGTGCAAAAATGGACTCTtgattttgaaacacaaatacAGGGATTAAAACAAGACGTAAAGCAAGTGAAAGACGAAATGGCGAGAATAAATCAGTCGTCTTCAGGAAAAACTTCAGATGGACTTGGAAGCTGTCTTCCAGATGAAGTTACAATCTTCGGTCGTTCGCAGGAGATACGGGCAATCACTGGAGCTGTCCAACCTGGACAAGCAGCTGTTGTTGTGATTACTGGAGGGCCAGGGTTTGGAAAGACAACCGTGGCCAACAAGGTGGCCCACGAATTGGCCAATCAGTCGTACAGAAATACAGTTTTGTTCTGTCCTCTTAAATCGAAAACAACGGCGTTCGATGTAGCAACCTCAATGATTCTTGCTTGTAGCACAAATCACTGTCAGCCATCAGAGAATCCTCAACATTGGCTGCTAAACTGGGGCAAGCAACAAATGGAGAATGTCACGTTCGTTTTGGATAATGCAGATGATGTTCTCCAGTCAGACGAGCGAACTCAATTTACAAGCATTTTACGTGACATGAGAATCTTATCGAGACAGAAGGTAACTTTTGTAGTTACATCGCGACGGGTATTCAAGGATTCTAGCTTGAAGATGACTGAAGTGAGATTGGAACCTTTATCTCTTGACGAGTCCATGAAAATTATTGTTTCTCGGCTCCCTCACCAATCTCGTGAGAAAGACCTCTGCAAAACGAAAAAACTGGTTGAACTCTGTGGTTGTGTGCCTCTGGCGCTCTGCATCGTTGGTTCCTTACTTTCAGACTATACAGAGGAGGAACTGATAAAACTTCTCGAGGAGAAGCCATTAGAAGTGCTTCGAGAGGACGAAAGTGATGACAATTCTGTCGAAAAAGCAATCAAGACTTCCTTTGACGTTTTGAGCAAAATTGAACAGGACGCCCTGATTCTTCTATCTGCCTTTCCTGGCTCATTCAGTCCCAAAGCTGCCAACCACGTCATTACCAACGGCACGAAATGTTCGACTCAAGCAATATCACTTCTTCGTTCCTTGAAAAACCGCTCGCTCGTCGAGCAGCCAATTGCAACCTCAAACAGATATCAAATCCATCCACTCATCCAAGCATTTCTGAAGAAAATGGACGAAGACATCCAAATCGTTAATCAAGGAAGAAGAGCGGCTTGTTCTTACTTCATTTCTTGCCTTGATGGTAATGCTAATTTGTACTGGAGCAAAGACACCTGTAAAGAGTCCATTACACGCTTTAACAAAGATAGACATAACTTTGAGTATTTTATTAAGGCCTGTATTTGTGGATTAAGAAACAATGATCCAGATGATGTGGCAATCATGGAAACCTTGCTGAAGAAGGCTTCTCCGATATCTTCAATATACAGGTATTTGTATTTGGGAAAGATTCTTCTTCCAACTGTTTACGTGGAGTTTCTTGAAGTTTCTTGCAAATTGTTGACATCCAGCAAGCAATCAGCAAGCAAAATAGTGATGCTTTTGTGTCTCCTTGGACATGAAAGCAGAAATGCGGGAGATCTAACCAAGTACGAAGAGTATGTGCAAAAGGCCACAAAGGTACATTCTCAAAATTCATTGGAATTTGACAACGATAAGCTAGCAGaagcattttttcaaaacaatattGCGCGTTTTCTCGCCGAACAAGGAAAGCTCGATGAAGCAAAAGAACAATACCACTTTTGTCTCGAGATATGCAAGGAACATTCGTCGGTGGATGGCATGCCTGCACAGAAAGCAATAACTTTGTGTTTTGCTGGAGCAGAACACAACCGTCGCGATGAACGCTTCAAGGCAGAGGAACAATTCAATGAAGCACTAGACATTTATCAACAGGCTCTCGGGGAACATGTGTTGACTGCCTCGGTGTATAGAGGGCTCGGGGATTTTTACCTTTTCCATGGTGAGAAGAGTTTGGGATCAGCGGAAGACCAGCACAAGTCTATGAAGCTGTATGAAAAAGCGTTAGCTATGTTCGACAATCTTGGCTTGAGCGAAACCAAAGAGTGCATTCTTAGCTTGACAAACTTGGGTATTTGTTTTCAGTCCCAGGGCGAGCTACAGGAAGCAATGGAACGTTACCAAACATCTTGGAACATTGCAGAAAGAGAACTGAGGGACGATCACAAGTGGAAAATCTATGTGAAGATTCAAATTGCCTATTTGCACAAGGTAATGGGAAATATGGAGGACGCAAGGGTACACAAAAACGAGGCAATGCAGATGAGTGAGAGGCTCGGATTACCAGACGATCAACCAAAAAACAAGTTCTTGTTACGCAAAATTTAG
- the LOC138019499 gene encoding cyclic GMP-AMP synthase-like receptor 1 has protein sequence MEWKIEIGDLVRLAKSNENRFPIFMKFSQDTDDPFVKSKLAILTLDANSAFQRHIADLGFSSCEEIDTKSRQQTRSFVSRLEHLHGAANEAKKGRDFVSGLDLGKLQEELVEVFLYCVDHDWNYVLGEYKRIAMFETLLKFLLRDNPGMSWLKWKLDLTGSMAEESQVPDMSYGDGICSVNVNPEFDIMLSVSHVTLGLNEQSLTDTHYPGFVYLRVPTAPEDDNENLLQLLTKRDSKYYFSALKFKDGIYRMLNELKVISDQKKNPEMEDFGLEIAPHGPAIQMDETYDEEGIYCSYDVVPAIEFSGWPACCQSWASRKRLWPPQSLVDEIIQDGFHLVAKTSPQGDEDLEWRFSFSKAERKLMKSKGLGNRNYCFRILKMAIKENISSTCSLLTSYHLKTLLFWASERHPPDRWSDENLVVCFLGLLDDLLHSLANCSCPHYFLPDLNLFSDCSTDHLYYLAGQVSAIRRSPLKYLRRPGEDPKEGYHNFIGAMKEWKEMEYSDIN, from the coding sequence ATGGAGTGGAAAATCGAAATTGGCGATCTCGTTCGGTTGgcaaaatcaaatgaaaatcgCTTTCcaattttcatgaaattttccCAAGACACTGACGATCCGTTCGTGAAGAGTAAGCTCGCTATTTTAACTCTTGATGCAAACAGTGCTTTTCAACGCCATATTGCTGACCTAGGATTCAGCAGCTGCGAGGAAATAGACACCAAGAGCAGGCAGCAGACTCGTAGCTTTGTTAGCAGACTGGAACACCTACATGGAGCTGCAAATGAAGCGAAAAAAGGCAGAGATTTTGTTTCAGGGCTTGATCTTGGTAAGCTGCAGGAAGAACTCGTAGAAGTGTTTTTGTACTGTGTGGATCACGACTGGAATTACGTGTTAGGCGAATACAAAAGGATCGCAATGTTTGAAACTCTTCTTAAGTTCCTTCTGCGGGATAATCCAGGTATGTCTTGGCTCAAATGGAAACTTGATTTGACAGGTAGTATGGCTGAAGAATCTCAGGTCCCAGACATGAGTTACGGAGATGGAATCTGCTCAGTCAACGTAAATCCTGAATTTGATATCATGTTGAGCGTGTCACATGTCACGCTAGGCTTAAATGAACAGTCTCTGACTGATACACATTACCCTGGATTTGTTTACCTGCGTGTTCCAACAGCCCCAGAAGATGATAACGAAAACTTGCTGCAGTTACTGACGAAGAGAGATTCCAAGTACTACTTCTCTGCTTTGAAGTTTAAAGATGGAATCTATAGAATGCTAAACGAATTAAAGGTTATTTCAGACCAGAAGAAGAACCCGGAAATGGAAGATTTTGGCCTGGAGATTGCTCCCCATGGCCCTGCCATTCAAATGGATGAGACATATGATGAGGAAGGTATATATTGCTCGTATGATGTGGTTCCAGCAATCGAGTTTAGCGGTTGGCCGGCATGCTGCCAAAGCTGGGCGTCAAGAAAACGACTTTGGCCTCCTCAATCTTTAGTGGACGAAATCATCCAAGATGGCTTTCACCTTGTAGCTAAAACATCTCCACAAGGGGATGAAGACCTCGAATGGCGATTTTCATTTTCTAAGGCGGAACGAAAACTGATGAAATCAAAGGGTCTTGGAAACAGAAATTATTGTTTTCGTATTCTCAAAATGGCCATTAAAGAGAACATTTCGTCAACATGCAGTCTTCTCACCTCGTACCACTTAAAGACGCTTCTCTTCTGGGCAAGTGAAAGACACCCCCCTGACAGATGGTCGGATGAAAATCTTGTTGTATGTTTTCTTGGCTTGCTAGACGACCTACTACATTCTTTAGCAAACTGCTCATGTCCACACTACTTCCTACCGGACCTAAACTTATTTTCGGACTGCAGTACAGACCATTTGTATTACCTTGCTGGCCAAGTTTCTGCAATTCGAAGATCTCCTTTAAAATACCTAAGGCGACCAGGGGAAGATCCAAAAGAAGGTTACCATAACTTTATAGGAGCGATGAAGGAGTGGAAAGAAATGGAATACAGCGACATTAACTAA